CTTTTCTGGTCAAAGAATACTTTGAAACCAGATAAAAGGTAAATCTCCAGAAAAACTCACATTCACACAAAATTTAACTTACAACCTTAGCTAATAATATTCTCATATCATGGCTGGAAAGGTTGCCATTCATCGGAATCCCATTTCTTGTACAACCCTTgcaattttttgttcattttaaaaattattattttttagacacagggtctcactgtcgccaggttggagtgcagtggcgtgatcatagctcactgcagcctcaaactcctgggctcaagtgatcttcctgcctcaacctcccgagtagctgggactacaggcacatgccaccaagctgggctaatttttaaatttttttttctgtagagatgggatctcactatgttgcccaggctggtcttgaactcctggtctcaagcaattctcctgcgttggcctcccaaagtgctggaatcccAGGCATGAGCCGTTGTGCCCAGCCCAATTTTGATCTTTAAATCAAAAATTAGAACAGAATAACAGACACAAATGCTAGGTTGTTATGTGTCACTCCATCTTGACCTTTCTGAATGTAGCACCCATCCTCTTTTTCACAAATTCTTGTTCAGGTCTTCTGATCAGCCAAGTCAACTCAACATACCCactttcccccatgttgttcctCATGCCTGAATTGCCTTCCCTGCCTCCAACTTGAACTATCTGGTTATTATCCATTGTTCAAGGCCCAATTCAAACATTCCAGTTGCCAGGAAGTGCCCTCTTCTCTGACTGCTGAAAAATGTTAACTGTGCTTTCCTCACAGTaccctctatttctttcttttttttttttttttttttttgagatggagacttgctctgccactaggctagagtgcagtggcgcaatctcggctcactgcaacctccgcctctcggtttcaagtgattctcctgcctcagcctcctgagtagctgggactacaggcatgcaccaccacacccagctaatttttgtatttttagtagagatgggatttcatcatgttggccaggatggtcttgatctcttgacctcgtgatctctcgcctcggcctcccaaagtgctgggattacaggcatgagccaccgcacccagcccagtgtACCCTCTATTTTCTACCCTATAAAACCATGATGTACATCATAAAGTTATTTTCCCTATGAGACTGCAAGCTTCTTGATGGAGGGATATGTCTGAGAGTCACCTTTGCATTCTCACATCCTAGGTCACTGCACTCCCAGATATTCAGAAAATGACTTAGATGAGTATCATCAGCTAACGTCATGACACATACAAGTgacccccacctcctccctctcccattACTACTTATGCAAGATTAGCCTATCTGTGTAGTGTACTTAATTAGATATTGGTGTCAGGGCAAAAACCGATTCTGACCCCACTGGCCAAGAGGCATACACAGATGAATAATATATTTGAAGTGGggctaaaataaatgtatttggtcTTACTTTTCTATtcctattttcatgtattttttggggGTGGAAGGTATGCGCTGAACAAATTACTTGAGGTATATGATTTTGAACTCCCAATAATAGGCAGTAAGCATGACTTAGAAAGACTGGTCTTGGGCACAAAAAAGTAAATGATGATAACCTTTTTACAAAGTTCGATTCCTAAAGGTTTACTGATTTCTGGAAACTATTGGCAGAGTTGCATATTATTAGCCCTATCCTCATTTATTTACATGCTGGCATAGAAAATTATCCattaataaacaaaaccaaactttGAAACTACCTAGAAGAATGTTAttaaagtaattgcagttttagCCATTATTTCCAATGGCAAAAACTGTAATTACTTTCACACCCATCTAataaaatgaaagggaaaagCCAAGCACGTTGCTGTgaggctatagtcccagctacttgggaggctgaggcaagaggatttcttgagccaaggagtttgagtacagcctaggcaacataggaagactctgtctcttcaaaaataaaaaaaaaatggactgaggcaggaggatttcttgaggccatgagttcaagaccaatctaggcagcacagcaagaccctatctctgcaaaaaataaaaaaattatcctggcatggcagcatgtgcctactctcagctactccagaggctaaggcagggaaattgcttcagcccaggaggtcaggctgcagtgagccatgatcataccactgtactctagtatgggtgacaaaacaagaacctgtctctaaaaaacgaggctgggcacaatggctcacgcctgtaatcctagcaatttgggaggccaaggcaggtggatcccttcaggccaggagttcgagaccagcctggccagtatggcaaaaccccatctctactaaaaatatgaaaattagccaggtgtggtggcaggcgcctgtaatcccagcaacttgggaggctgaggcaggagaatcggttgaatccaggaagcggaggtagcagtgagatggcgccgctgcactccagcctggacaacagagcgagactctgtctcaaaaaaataaaataaaataaaaaataataaaaattaaaaaataaaaatacaatcagATAGAAAGGAAAATGGGTGACCATACTGGCATATGAAGAGGTCCCACAATAGATCAATGATGAAACATCACAAGATACACGTTACTTAAAAACACAAATGAGCTGACTTTATAACTGATAGCCATGAAGCCAACTGCATATAAACTAAATTAACATCCTTGtagatgtcattttaaaaaactgacatcAATTAGTGTGATGGTACTCCATAATTTTTATAAGATCTATGACTTTTCACCTAAGTTTTCCTTTATAAGCAAACATCTTCATCACTGACTACATTTAGGTGATGGGTGGCACCACCCTTAGATCTGACTTTCAGGAACTTTAAACCAACATCAAGCAAcaggaaaaccaaaaaacaaagaaaataattccattttctttggGGAAAAAGTTCCCTCCCCATTCTTCTAAAGACAATAAAACTATAGTTGCTTTACTTTTGACCTATTTTTATTCACCcaacatatatattaataaactttcatttataaaatactctttggaaaataaataagaatttaggGCATTCAAGGGAAAAAAAGCTGATAAACTTCATTAAATTCCAAAACAGAGTTCACATAACCATTGCAAGAACAAGAGCTTGTTCTTAATTTCTCACCTCAAAACAGTCATGCCTCAGTACTCCTAAGTTACACACTGTCATTTTAAAACATGTGAGCCCTACACAGTCACATTAGTCAGAAAGAAACTCACAGCAACTGCGATTACCCCATTCCATTAGCAACTCAATGGAATACAAGACTTGAGAAAGTGGAttatttttgacaattttttcTCAAACATCTCTATTTCCATTTGCAAAACTAAATGGAAAGacttaaaattctagaaaagagattttgaaaaatatagtttttctttccacacaccctccctctctccatcccctctcctctcttcctttcatttcctctctctatacccatctctctcttcccccatctctctctctatgGTCTCCCTCCTTTACATAATCCCTCCCTCTTTGTCCTCTTCTCTCATCTCTCTGCTATTATGAAGGCTAGACAGCATTCACTCCCCTATCTACCCCGCTTCTAAGCTGTGAGACATGTATGCAGCTGCCCAATGTCATCTCTATCTGGCAGCTGGATTTTGTTCTTCCATTTCCCAGCAGTTCCCCTTCCAGAAACTCTGTTCTGGGTTAACTGTATCACTCAGGGTCCCAGCCTGACACCTAAGAGGCATTACTAACTACTCACTCACACTTCCCCCAGCTCCTGAATCGTTCTCAACTCAGTTCAGGCCTTCATCATCTTTCACTTGCACAAATcagcagttctccctgcctccaATCTAACCATCTCCCATCTGTCCTCCATGCTGCCCCCAGAGTCACTGTTCCAAAACACACATATAACCATGCCACTCccttatttaaaaatcactacTTCCTCTCCTCAACACCTAAAGAATCAACTCTGAATTCCTCAGCATGACTAAGGGCATCAAAAGCCCTCTGTGATTTGCCTCCTACCTCTATTTCTAGCCTAAGTCACTAGCCCATCAGCACCCCTTTATCCCTGGCCAAATCTGAAATTCCCACAATACACTATGCTCCTTTACACCTATATGGCATTTTCATGAGCTCTTCCCTCTACCTGAAAtaatctccttcctcttctttgtcTGATCACTTCTATTTGCCCTTTAAGATCTAATTCAAACAtcgtccctggcaaccactcccTGAATTCCAATGGCAGTTCACTGTTTCCTCCTTTGTATTCTCAAAGCCCTTCAAACAGATAGTTATTGTCTTATAAccaaataaatttgtataaatggaaaagaacatgGAAAGACAGGACAGTCGTAACAGATTAGTGCAAATGAGAATGTTGCACGTTTTACTTACTTTTGTGGAGTCAAAGGAGGCAAATCCCATTAACTTcatcatttctatttcttcctctgttttGCCCTCTAAGTCTTCCTCtgcaaaaatgaataattttgtgACTTCTCTatcatttcaaatatatacataaataaaaagagaggtgGTAACAGATTAATAGTCATTCCACCTCACTAGCAGAGAACACACAAAACAATTACCTGAAGATGAGTCTAATGAAAAAATTCCTCTTACATTTGGACAGAATGTAACTTATGGTACAAAAAAAGTCCTCTCCTTGAAGCCTTTAGACAggattacctttttaaaaaataatctgggTTTCATATTAAGGACTACATTTAATATCAGGCATGACACTATATAGTTCTGAAGACACTTCCAAAATAGAATATTCTCATGTTTTTAACTACCCTTCTGTATCAGGAGCACCACAGATAACCAGCAACTTGCTAGGGtgcaattaaaacaaaatctcaggctgggcatggtggttcatgcctataatcccagcactttgggaggccgaggcgggaggatcacctgaggtcaggagtttgagaccagcctggctaacatggtgagaacccatctctactaaaaatacaaaaattagccgggcacagtggcgggtgcctgttatcccaactactctgggatgctgaggcacgagaattgcttgaacccaggaggtggaggttgcagtgagccaagacagtgccattgcactccagtctgagtgacaagaatgaaactctatctcaaaaaaaaaaaaaaacaaaaataaaacaaaactcaaaaccaTATGCAGTGAATACTATAAAAGCcttaacatttaaatgttcaAGATTAAACTCTTATAATTTTATCATCACTGTACTTTTCCTACAGTTATTTATCTAATAACATTACCAGTAATCTGCCGTTCTttgctctttgtttcttttgtttctttcttttcctcatctcttctttctttcagtcgagaaggagaaggagatgtGGATCTATGTCGTCTTGGAGATCTAATATTTATAAGCAAAGATGTTAGAAACAGACAGACATATCAACTTTGTATCAATCAGCACAGATATACATGAGCCGAGCTCCACAGAGAACCACGAGTCATTCCCTATAGCAAAGTGAGGAAAAAGGTTCTGCCAAGGCCTTGATtgttaacaaaaaaattttttaatgtagtttACTGCTTAATCATCAGTTGTATTCAGTACAACTAGGACTAGAAagctttctggaaggcagaaaaatgtaaattaaaagttTCTAACaaccacacacaaatatacaaaaaagctGACTTAAATGGCAACTGATGGTTATTAAGACTCAGAGCCAGGTGGGGctttgtggctcatgcttgtaattccagcactttggaaagcagaggcaggaggatcgcttgagcctaggaattcaagaccagcctgggcaacacagggagaccctctctctctcaaaaaacaaacaaaccaaaaaaaagactCAGAGCCCATTTCTAACGTTCTTCCAAGATCATCCATTCTTGATTACATACTTGAATAAATCATTATCACCAAAAcgttaataaaaaagaaacaaaaggctgggtgcagtggctcacgcctgtaatcccagcactttgggaggccaaggagggcggatcacgaggtcaggagatcaagaccatcctggctaacacgttgaaaccccatctctactaaaaatacaaaaaaaattaactgggtgtggtggcatgtgcctgtagtcccagctgcttgggagcctcaggcaggagaattgcttgaaccaggggaggcagagatcgcaggggagatggaggtggcagtgagcagagattgcaccgctgcactccagcctgggtgacagagcgagactccatctcaaaaaagaggaaaagaaaggaaaaggaaaataaaaggaaaggaaaggaaaggaagaaagaaacaaaaatataaaatacttatttctttttcttgccaagCATCATGCTTTGGGGTTTGCatgcattatttcttatttacTCTTCAAGACAACTTTGTGATGTAGCCCCATTTAACCAAGGTGAATGTTAGCTTTAGAATAAGATTGGATTAAGTTTCCTCCATTTCAGGAAACCGTAAATCCCCTTATAAGCGATGAAAACAAAGTTAAGAGCAGCGACCAGTTTCTTAGGGACTTTCGGTAAATAAAACTCTTGGCTTATTTTCTGCCCTTACCGGGAGCGTCTTCGGTGCGGGGATCGCGAGCGGCTCCTTCTCCGATCTCTCTCCCGAGACCTGGACCTTTCTCGGCGCCTGCGTTCTCTCTCCCGGGACGTGGACCGGGAACGCCTACGTTCTAATGCAAACGCACACAAATTGCAGAACTGATAATTACCTCAAATATCTGGAGCTGCGCCGTCCAGTAGAAAAAATGCAAACCATTATTAGTcacattaaaaaggtaaaaagaggttgggagcggtggctcacgcctgttaacccagcactttgtgaggctggcgggcggatcacaaggtcaggagttcgagaccagcctagccaacgcggcgaaaccccgtctctaataaaaatacaaaattagccaggcgtagtggcacggacgggtaatctcagctactcggaaggctgaggcaagagaatcgcttgaacccgggaggtggaggttgcagtgagctgagataagccactgcactccagcctgggcgggcgacagagcgagactctgtctcattaaaaataaataaattgattagaaaaaaaaaaacgaatcaGGGGCAGAACCGAGGGTCTAAGTTAGATCTCCTAATGGAAGTCCAGGGTTCTTTACGTCGCGCTGCCTTATTTATGGGGCTGGTAGCCAGAAAACATTACGACGTGAGCTCCCAGGACTCAAAATTCTTAGTATCGATTTCCCTGTAATGACCTGGGCAGGaatctaacatttattaagtatttaagACGCAGGCAGAATCACATACTCTATGTTATGGGATGTGACATTAATTCTCacatcagtttttaaaagttggcAATACTACCCTCAATGACTAATTCTGGGAATTCGCTTCAGAAAGGCTGAGTAGTGACTTGCCCACCGTCGCCCAGAAATTCAGCAAAGGAACTGAGGTCTAATTCTAAACCCACCGGCCACAGTGTAATAAAAGTTATTGTATGAAGGTGACAAAGACTTAATGAAACTAATTCAGAGACAAACAACTGCCTGCAAACCGGCGAGGGCGGGCTGAAGAGGGCAGGGCCCAGGTCTACGTTCCTTTATTCACCCCTCGCTCTCCGCCTGGGAAAAGGGCCCGCCTCTCTGCTACCCGgctgccaaaaacaaaacaaaataaaacaaaagggacGGGCCTCCAACAGAGCCCCATATCCTCCGAATTGCTACAGGACTCACCCCTCCGTGGAGAGCGGCTGCGACTGCGACCCATTTGGAGTCCCGCTTCCCGGAAACAACTGTGCAACAACTTCCGGGAGGGCCGGGAACCGAGCTTTTACCGCCGACCAGAAAACGTCAAAACGAGTCGCGAGGGTTCCGGTCTTCTTTGTTCACGGTGGGCGTTAAAACATTCGATTTGGTGTTATTATAGAAATTCCTGGAAAATTCAGCCGTATATCCATTATCCTAACACAGCTTtcatttttcccccatttttgtCCACATGCACAAAATACAGCAAACCAACTGTAAACTTAGCACAAACAGCtaatgtttttccacttttccACATAACATTCATAAGGAGTGAATATACCAAAGTTCACTGTCCATCTGCTTTATATTTTCTCATGCCAGCATTGAGAAGGCACCCAAAACTTCCTATGGGCTCTTGGAAGGAAAACTAAAGGCCCCAAATTCCATCCTACCTGACAAAGTACTTCCCCAAAGTTGCCTCTGTCCTcagggaaaacaacaacaacgacaacaaaaacttTAGAAtgttcaaaactataaaaattaggaGAAAGATTGTCTTGCCCCAAGGCTGAACCGTCTGTGGTAGAGCATAAATATGCTTACCAGGAAAGACTCAAAcctctatttcttattttattttattttgttccagGGTACATTtgcaggatgtgcagttttgttacataggtaaatgtgtgccatggtggtttgctacacctatcaacccattaaGCCTTGCATCTATTAAGCTATTCTTcccaatgctctccctctccccagctcctccccctacaggccccagtgtgtgttgttccccaccctgtgcccatgtgttctcattgttcagctcctagttataagtgagagcatgcactatttggttttctgtttgtgttagtttgctgaagataatggcttccagttccatccatgtccctgcaaaggacattatctcgttcctttttatggctgtgtagtattccatggtgtatatgtaccacatttttttaatccagtctatcattgatgggcatttgggttgattctatgtcttcgctattgtgaatagtactgcaatgaacatattcgtgcatgtatctttgtaataaaatgatttatattcctttgggtatatacccagtaatgggattgctgggtcaaatggtatttctggttttaggtctttgaggaaacaccacattgtcttccacaatggttgagctaatttacattcccaccaacagtgtaaaagtgttgaacctctaTTTCTAATCAAACCAACTCTTTTCAGTCAGCTCTCTCTAGAATTATCAAGTCTAGTGACCtggcttttaaaatacaaagagcTGGGAGATGGAAAGGGACTTTATTAGGTTGGAAAAAATGCCCACCAATCACGTAAatttttaattagatttataCATTCAGAGTGGCCTCTTTAATAACCTGTCCCAACCCAAACTTCCAGGAAAGATCCAGCCATGACATCTAGGATTTCTACCACCAGCCCAGACCCCCAGATGCCTTTGGAATTACCCT
The window above is part of the Symphalangus syndactylus isolate Jambi chromosome 14, NHGRI_mSymSyn1-v2.1_pri, whole genome shotgun sequence genome. Proteins encoded here:
- the SNRNP27 gene encoding U4/U6.U5 small nuclear ribonucleoprotein 27 kDa protein isoform X2, with amino-acid sequence MGRSRSRSPRRERRRSRSTSRERERRRRERSRSRERDRRRSRSRSPHRRRSRSPRRHRSTSPSPSRLKERRDEEKKETKETKSKERQITEEDLEGKTEEEIEMMKLMGFASFDSTKGKKVDGSVNAYAINVSQKRKYRQYMNRKGGFNRPLDFIA
- the SNRNP27 gene encoding U4/U6.U5 small nuclear ribonucleoprotein 27 kDa protein isoform X1 encodes the protein MGRSRSRSPRRERRRSRSTSRERERRRRERSRSRERDRRRSRSRSPHRRRSRSPRRHRSTSPSPSRLKERRDEEKKETKETKSKERQITEEDLEGKTEEEIEMMKLMGFASFDSTKVSKTCNILICTNLLRLSCLSMFFSIYTNLFGYKTITICLKGFENTKEETVNCHWNSGSGCQGRCLN